The Toxorhynchites rutilus septentrionalis strain SRP chromosome 3, ASM2978413v1, whole genome shotgun sequence genome includes a region encoding these proteins:
- the LOC129778897 gene encoding cilium assembly protein DZIP1L isoform X2: MTRKHFELSIPTGDGKQQSSGRKFSETDSNLIQTIKLELEVKQLKERLNATEKDLIDQRDRHCHSCTAGANQVVAAAAAVGQVAIEHHSVGIQSNLVDTKDVDEKEVQTSIDSQTKTPPRLSPTPPILSPSPTRQPQLPPLPPVDYISKSDLDAILREQREQFDSWKSIERQKFNQEIESVRKSLTETIQELEKRDRTTPPPPAQVVTIERNTEQDDNIWKRRYHELELMYENSQRQVRETIENIESAYGEKLKQFERLMDRKEETAPVSVASAPKVAPRLPHKPTEKLPIKALVDNLEKQIPVRNVSKSSVVESNESDVDEDIQQHDSPSEEDEQTESDEEIRSLEAARAKLLARINVVSPPVVAAQQGDIPAKAPKKPLNSPRRQILNTFKHRLKALGIDPKANTLPKDDLDAATEALAERRDTNKKKHKSFFITRKQLAATVDQITKGKMGEPRFAKPKVDEKTKPVPTLRLSYQASDRKSSLDLLPSRMKLASSLGERQIDQKQPAMKSNIFKAKSTSAASSSAIPALPEVTLTSDDIITVQAEIHTVTEVKATSPVLSDHAQTLERLLETPVKRVGTPPDVIASAERGLKETNESDISDILEAVPLQPKPIPKKRVLFNLNNSESTEKERYEVPTSSADKPFGPTLSSTAIEVSKVDEESDWNISSFEEEK, encoded by the exons ATGACGAGGAAACATTTCGAGCTGTCAATACCCACAGGGGATGGAAAACAGCAGTCTTCGGGGAGGAAATTTTCGGAAACCGATTCCAATTTGATTCAAACTATAAAACTTGAGCTGGAGGTGAAGCAGCTAAAGGAGAGATTGAATGCAACGGAGAAGGATCTTATCGATCAGCGAGATCGCCATTGCCATTCGTGCACCGCTGGCGCAAATCAGGTAGTAGCAGCAGCTGCTGCAGTAGGACAAGTGGCGATAGAGCACCACAGCGTTGGTATACAAAGCAATTTAGTGGACACAAAAGATGTGGACGAGAAAGAAGTACAGACAAGCATTGACAGCCAAACGAAAACTCCCCCAAG ATTATCTCCAACGCCTCCAATTCTCTCACCATCCCCTACACGTCAGCCCCAACTACCCCCGCTGCCTCCAGTGGATTACATCTCGAAATCAGACCTGGACGCAATTCTTCGCGAACAGAGGGAACAGTTCGACAGCTGGAAGTCGATCGAACGTCAAAAGTTCAACCAGGAAATCGAAAGTGTGCGCAAAAGTTTAACTGAAACGATTCAAGAACTTGAAAAACGTGATCGAACGACTCCTCCGCCACCCGCGCAAGTAGTAACGATCGAGCGCAACACTGAACAGGATGACAACATCTGGAAGCGACGATACCACGAGTTGGAACTGATGTATGAAAATAGCCAACGCCAGGTGAGGGAAACCATCGAGAACATTGAGTCGGCCTATGGAGAGAAACTTAAACAATTCGAACGACTGATGGATCGAAAAGAGGAAACTGCACCTGTTTCGGTTGCAAGCGCTCCGAAAGTTGCACCACGTCTTCCCCATAAACCTACAGAAAAACTGCCGATCAAAGCATTGGTAGATAATCTTGAGAAGCAAATTCCCGTTCGAAATGTGTCTAAATCATCTGTTGTTGAATCGAATGAGTCCGATGTTGATGAAGATATCCAGCAGCATGATTCTCCTTCGGAAGAAGATGAACAAACTGAGAGTGATGAAGAAATTCGATCTCTTGAGGCAGCTAGAGCTAAATTATTGGCTAGAATCAATGTTGTTAGTCCACCTGTCGTTGCTGCGCAACAAGGAGACATTCCGGCAAAAGCTCCGAAGAAACCGCTCAATTCGCCTAGAAGACAAATACTGAACACTTTCAAACATCGGTTGAAGGCACTGGGAATCGACCCAAAAGCGAATACTCTTCCGAAAGACGATCTGGACGCAGCGACCGAAGCATTGGCCGAGCGAAGAGATACCAACAAGAAGAAGCATAAAAGTTTCTTCATAACGAGAAAACAACTTGCGGCAACGGTAGATCAAATAACTAAAGGTAAAATGGGTGAACCACGGTTTGCTAAACCGAAGGTAGATGAAAAAACCAAACCGGTCCCAACATTAAGACTTTCCTACCAAGCATCAGATCGTAAATCGTCACTCGATTTATTACCCTCAAGAATGAAACTAGCGTCATCCCTGGGGGAACGTCAGATCGACCAAAAACAACCTGCGATGAAATCGAATATTTTTAAAGCTAAATCCACTTCTGCAGCTTCCTCCTCAGCGATtccagcgcttccagaagtcaCGCTCACAAGTGACGATATAATCACAGTTCAGGCGGAAATACATACCGTTACGGAAGTAAAAGCAACAAGTCCCGTTCTCTCTGACCACGCACAAACACTGGAGCGACTGCTGGAAACACCGGTGAAACGGGTTGGCACTCCACCCGATGTGATAGCATCCGCCGAACGTGGGTTGAAGGAAACCAATGAATCGGATATAAGTGATATCTTGGAGGCGGTTCCCTTGCAACCGAAACCTATTCCTAAGAAGAGAGTGCTTTTCAACCTAAACAATAGCGAAAGCACGGAGAAAGAAAGATATGAAGTTCCAACCTCAAGTGCGGATAAGCCATTTGGACCGACACTCTCCTCAACCGCTATCGAAGTTTCCAAGGTAGATGAGGAATCCGATTGGAATATCAGCAGTTTCGAGGAAGAGAAATGA
- the LOC129778898 gene encoding DNA replication complex GINS protein SLD5, with amino-acid sequence MENRGHINPEDDHGEDDSHEAVDPGLLEDTDEEEIPMTSKQVLEAMDRAWMNEKFALQILPYEEAIVDMVMSQLVYMEENLATTNKNDLLYIAHRMEVERIRYVLASYHRCRLQKIEEYTFHILEEESKRPEGIKRLSAGELKFAKDFHESVENHFQEVAIKHMPQSLRPDDHLRKVVPNLDSYVFVKAKGNLADLAISADHETINIAAGSVHMFKYRDVEPLVLEDKFELI; translated from the exons atggAAAACCGGGGTCACATTAACCCGGAAGATGATCATGGCGAAGATGACTCACATGAAGCCGTCGATCCCGGCCTCTTGGAGGACACAGATGAGGAAGAAATTCCTATGACATCAAAACAG GTCTTGGAAGCTATGGATCGAGCTTGGATGAACGAAAAATTTGCCTTGCAAATCCTTCCATATGAGGAAGCTATAGTCGACATGGTAATGAGCCAGCtagtgtatatggaagaaaattTAGCTACGACGAATAAGAACGATTTGCTGTACATTGCCCACCGGATGGAGGTTGAGCGCATACGTTATGTACTGGCCAGCTACCATCGCTGCCGATTGCAGAAAATTGAAGAGTACACATTTCACATCCTCGAAGAGGAATCCAAGCGGCCGGAAGGCATCAAAAGACTTTCGGCGGGAGAGTTGAAATTTGCCAAGGATTTTCACGAGAGTGTAGAGAATCACTTTCAAGAAGTTGCTATCAAACATATGCCGCAAAGTCTCCGGCCGGACGACCACCTGCGAAAGGTTGTTCCCAATCTGGACAGTTACGTGTTCGTTAAAGCCAAGGGGAATTTGGCTGATCTTGCAATCAGCGCGGATCACGAGACGATCAACATTGCCGCCGGATCCGTTCACATGTTTAAGTACAGAGATGTTGAACCACTTGTGCTGGAAGAtaaatttgaattaatttga
- the LOC129780405 gene encoding uncharacterized protein LOC129780405, producing MFYNFLRMYPAQFDALLSLVQCGLQKFSIREAISPGERLCITLRYLASGMTSLSYLFRVAISTISCIVFETCSVLWNILSTIVFDKPREETWWKISEEFETRWNFPHCIGALDGKHCMVQAFANSGSEYFNHKRHHSLILLALVSADYKFVIVDIGAAGRHNDAGVFNSSMLGQALREDTLKIPPPSVLPGTNEMFPYTMVGDAAFQLKTNLMRPYGGEFLPPDKLIFNYRLSRARNVVENAFGILASRWRI from the exons ATGTTCTATAATTTTCTTCGAATGTACCCTGCTCAGTTTGACGCACTTCTGTCTTTAGTACAATGTGGACTACAAAAATTTTCCATACGTGAGGCAATTTCTCCCGGTGAAAGATTATGTATCACATTGAG ATATTTGGCGTCCGGCATGACCTCGTTGTCCTATTTATTCCGTGTGGCAATATCAACAATCAGTTGCATAGTATTCGAAACATGTTCCGTTCTATGGAACATTTTATCAACAATAGTGTTCGACAAACCCAGAGAAGAAACTTGGTGGAAAATCTCGGAAGAATTTGAGACTCGCTGGAATTTTCCACACTGTATTGGTGCTCTAGATGGAAAACATTGCATGGTACAG gCTTTTGCGAACTCTGGATCAGAATATTTCAATCACAAAAGACATCACAGTCTAATACTTTTGGCCTTAGTTTCTGCAGATTATAAATTTGTAATAGTGGACATTGGAGCAGCTGGTAGACATAATGACGCAGGAGTGTTCAATTCATCTATGCTTGGACAGGCTTTGAGGGAAGATACACTGAAAATCCCACCTCCTTCTGTATTACCTGGTACAAATGAAATGTTTCCATACACTATGGTTGGTGATGCAgcatttcaattgaaaacaaatctTATGAGACCATACGGAGGAGAATTCTTACCTCCAGACAAATTAATTTTCAACTATCGTTTATCCAGAGCCAGGAATGTGGTGGAGAACGCTTTTGGAATTCTCGCTTCTCGATGGAGAATTTAG
- the LOC129778897 gene encoding cilium assembly protein DZIP1L isoform X1, with protein sequence MSHKWNHNFPKIAREAGFIIRELSIGHCIDWRFIASIDPYGIVNEKDYEKLDEFIPHICEVPIGTVLNNRILDPAIGKYFVLAQFSVQYLLFCKQFLDDTVVEIRNTAQDLQKENDRLERNCRKKNEEIVSLHRKLQRAENLQAHQLVYPCSKCTKNFISLELLNAHMTRKHFELSIPTGDGKQQSSGRKFSETDSNLIQTIKLELEVKQLKERLNATEKDLIDQRDRHCHSCTAGANQVVAAAAAVGQVAIEHHSVGIQSNLVDTKDVDEKEVQTSIDSQTKTPPRLSPTPPILSPSPTRQPQLPPLPPVDYISKSDLDAILREQREQFDSWKSIERQKFNQEIESVRKSLTETIQELEKRDRTTPPPPAQVVTIERNTEQDDNIWKRRYHELELMYENSQRQVRETIENIESAYGEKLKQFERLMDRKEETAPVSVASAPKVAPRLPHKPTEKLPIKALVDNLEKQIPVRNVSKSSVVESNESDVDEDIQQHDSPSEEDEQTESDEEIRSLEAARAKLLARINVVSPPVVAAQQGDIPAKAPKKPLNSPRRQILNTFKHRLKALGIDPKANTLPKDDLDAATEALAERRDTNKKKHKSFFITRKQLAATVDQITKGKMGEPRFAKPKVDEKTKPVPTLRLSYQASDRKSSLDLLPSRMKLASSLGERQIDQKQPAMKSNIFKAKSTSAASSSAIPALPEVTLTSDDIITVQAEIHTVTEVKATSPVLSDHAQTLERLLETPVKRVGTPPDVIASAERGLKETNESDISDILEAVPLQPKPIPKKRVLFNLNNSESTEKERYEVPTSSADKPFGPTLSSTAIEVSKVDEESDWNISSFEEEK encoded by the exons ATGTCTCACAAATGGAATCATAATTTCCCAAAAATTGCGCGCGAAGCGGGTTTCATTATTCGTGAATTGTCGATAGGCCACTGTATTGACTGGAGGTTTATTG CATCAATCGATCCGTACGGAATAGTGAACGAAAAGGATTACGAAAAACTTGATGAATTCATCCCGCACATTTGTGAGGTTCCAATCGGAACCGTGTTGAACAATCGCATCCTGGACCCGGCGATAGGTAAATATTTTGTCCTGGCACAATTCAGCGTACAATATTTGCTGTTCTGCAAACAGTTCCTGGATGACACTGTTGTGGAGATTCGGAACACGGCCCAAGATCTGCAGAAGGAAAACGATCGTCTCGAAAGGAATTGTCGGAAGAAAAACGAAGAGATTGTAAGTTTGCACCGGAAGCTGCAACGTGCGGAGAATTTGCAGGCACACCAGCTGGTCTATCCGTGCTCGAAGTGTACGAAAAATTTTATCAGTTTAGAACTTTTGAATGCTCACATGACGAGGAAACATTTCGAGCTGTCAATACCCACAGGGGATGGAAAACAGCAGTCTTCGGGGAGGAAATTTTCGGAAACCGATTCCAATTTGATTCAAACTATAAAACTTGAGCTGGAGGTGAAGCAGCTAAAGGAGAGATTGAATGCAACGGAGAAGGATCTTATCGATCAGCGAGATCGCCATTGCCATTCGTGCACCGCTGGCGCAAATCAGGTAGTAGCAGCAGCTGCTGCAGTAGGACAAGTGGCGATAGAGCACCACAGCGTTGGTATACAAAGCAATTTAGTGGACACAAAAGATGTGGACGAGAAAGAAGTACAGACAAGCATTGACAGCCAAACGAAAACTCCCCCAAG ATTATCTCCAACGCCTCCAATTCTCTCACCATCCCCTACACGTCAGCCCCAACTACCCCCGCTGCCTCCAGTGGATTACATCTCGAAATCAGACCTGGACGCAATTCTTCGCGAACAGAGGGAACAGTTCGACAGCTGGAAGTCGATCGAACGTCAAAAGTTCAACCAGGAAATCGAAAGTGTGCGCAAAAGTTTAACTGAAACGATTCAAGAACTTGAAAAACGTGATCGAACGACTCCTCCGCCACCCGCGCAAGTAGTAACGATCGAGCGCAACACTGAACAGGATGACAACATCTGGAAGCGACGATACCACGAGTTGGAACTGATGTATGAAAATAGCCAACGCCAGGTGAGGGAAACCATCGAGAACATTGAGTCGGCCTATGGAGAGAAACTTAAACAATTCGAACGACTGATGGATCGAAAAGAGGAAACTGCACCTGTTTCGGTTGCAAGCGCTCCGAAAGTTGCACCACGTCTTCCCCATAAACCTACAGAAAAACTGCCGATCAAAGCATTGGTAGATAATCTTGAGAAGCAAATTCCCGTTCGAAATGTGTCTAAATCATCTGTTGTTGAATCGAATGAGTCCGATGTTGATGAAGATATCCAGCAGCATGATTCTCCTTCGGAAGAAGATGAACAAACTGAGAGTGATGAAGAAATTCGATCTCTTGAGGCAGCTAGAGCTAAATTATTGGCTAGAATCAATGTTGTTAGTCCACCTGTCGTTGCTGCGCAACAAGGAGACATTCCGGCAAAAGCTCCGAAGAAACCGCTCAATTCGCCTAGAAGACAAATACTGAACACTTTCAAACATCGGTTGAAGGCACTGGGAATCGACCCAAAAGCGAATACTCTTCCGAAAGACGATCTGGACGCAGCGACCGAAGCATTGGCCGAGCGAAGAGATACCAACAAGAAGAAGCATAAAAGTTTCTTCATAACGAGAAAACAACTTGCGGCAACGGTAGATCAAATAACTAAAGGTAAAATGGGTGAACCACGGTTTGCTAAACCGAAGGTAGATGAAAAAACCAAACCGGTCCCAACATTAAGACTTTCCTACCAAGCATCAGATCGTAAATCGTCACTCGATTTATTACCCTCAAGAATGAAACTAGCGTCATCCCTGGGGGAACGTCAGATCGACCAAAAACAACCTGCGATGAAATCGAATATTTTTAAAGCTAAATCCACTTCTGCAGCTTCCTCCTCAGCGATtccagcgcttccagaagtcaCGCTCACAAGTGACGATATAATCACAGTTCAGGCGGAAATACATACCGTTACGGAAGTAAAAGCAACAAGTCCCGTTCTCTCTGACCACGCACAAACACTGGAGCGACTGCTGGAAACACCGGTGAAACGGGTTGGCACTCCACCCGATGTGATAGCATCCGCCGAACGTGGGTTGAAGGAAACCAATGAATCGGATATAAGTGATATCTTGGAGGCGGTTCCCTTGCAACCGAAACCTATTCCTAAGAAGAGAGTGCTTTTCAACCTAAACAATAGCGAAAGCACGGAGAAAGAAAGATATGAAGTTCCAACCTCAAGTGCGGATAAGCCATTTGGACCGACACTCTCCTCAACCGCTATCGAAGTTTCCAAGGTAGATGAGGAATCCGATTGGAATATCAGCAGTTTCGAGGAAGAGAAATGA
- the LOC129778899 gene encoding pre-rRNA-processing protein TSR2 homolog gives MAMATGTDVPLPLAQLQSLFKEVVENVFNRWTALRLAVEHGMGGPLGLNTAIEIIDYITCYCTEKKNVDSIDLREVIEEIMDQEFATICEDESIYEISEILINLLNMLKNNKVENVKEELTRMGPCEIWIRSGNRIKFQSIEDSSGTEDEDMDDQDMEVGPASIGRTMGGNSMPSSQGSTTDFVEEEIDPGWTQVRNRRRR, from the exons ATGGCAATGGCAACGGGCACCGATGTTCCACTGCCGCTAGCACAATTACAATCTCTCTTCAAAGAGGTCGTCGAAAATGTATTCAACCGCTGGACAGCACTACGTCTTGCCGTCGAGCATGGCATGGGCGGTCCGCTTGGTCTAAAC ACTGCGATTGAAATCATTGACTATATCACCTGTTACTGCACGGAGAAGAAGAACGTGGATTCCATCGATCTCAGGGAAGTGATAGAAGAAATCATGGATCAGGAATTTGCGACCATCTGCGAGGATGAATCTATTTATG AAATAAGCGAAATTTTGATCAATTTGCTGAATATGCTGAAAAATAACAAGGTGGAAAATGTAAAGGAAGAATTAACCCGAATGGGTCCCTGTGAAATTTGGATCCGATCGGGAAACCGGATAAAGTTCCAGTCAATTGAGGACAGTAGTGGGACCGAGGATGAAGATATGGATGACCAGGATATGGAGGTGGGACCCGCATCTATTGGTAGAACGATGGGTGGAAATTCTATGCCCAGCTCCCAAGGATCTACGACCGATTTTGTAGAAGAAGAAATAGATCCTGGTTGGACGCAAGTTCGGAACAGGAGACGAAGGTAA